The stretch of DNA GTATTCGTATTGATCCAGTCAATACTGCAGATGGGTGTCACCAGGCGCAGCGCCTGCTACGACCCGGTGCTGATCAGTGAGCGACTGGATCCGGTGATGGACCTCGCCGATGTTATCGCCAAAACGAGGTCTGGTTAGAAGGAGCAAAGGATGAAGAAAGAGATAGGCAAAGTTTTAATAGCAAAGCAGATGGGCCGGGTTGGACCGGGCGCATTGGGACTCGGCATGTTGGCGGTTCTGGCCTTCGTGCTGCTGAGTGGCTCCTTTTACATCATAGATACCGGACATGTAGGCGTCGAACGAACGCTGGGCTCGGTCAACATGGTGGAAACGCAGGCCGGCGTGAACCTCAAGCTGCCTGTTTTGACACAGCACTTCGAGTTCTCGTCGAAGGAAATCACTATCGACCTGGAAGACCTGAGGCCGAAAGCGGCGGACAACCTGTCGCTGAAAGACCTGGACGTCACGGTGTTTTATCGCACGATGCCGGATTCGGTAGCCGAGATGATGGTGAAGTACAACGATACGTCGGTACACGGCGCCGAAGCGATGCTGCCGGCCTACCGCATGGTCTATCGCGAGGCGCGCGGCGCGATCTATGAAGCTGTTGCCAACATCGACAGCCTGGACCTGCATCGCCAGCGTGAAGCATTGCAGCTGTCGATAATCGATAACCTGCAGAAACGGCTCGACGAGAAGGACCCGCAGGTGTTTGAGATACCGCGCGTCGTCGTGCGGGCGCTGAACACCGATCCGAGTATCGAAGCCAGCATCCGTGAAGCGGTGCAAAATCAGAAGCGGCTGGAGGCCAAGCGCATCGAAGTCGATATCGCGCAAAAAGATGCGGAGATCGAAATCGAACGTGCCCGTGGTATTGCCCAGGCCAACGAGATAATTAACGCCAGCCTGACGGCTGAATATCTGCAGCACGAAGTTAACCTGGCTCTGCAGGCGTTTGCCGCCAACGGCGGGTCGACGGTAGTCATCCCGGCCAATATGCAGGGCTTCGACCTGATACTCGACCAGAGCCAGCTGCGCCGCTCGCAGTAGTAAACAGCTTATTCCTTATACGGGCCGGCACGACCGGCCCTTTTTTTTGGACTGCTGTGGGAAACGGACGGGCATCTTCCATCAGGACTGGAACGCCGGACAAAAATAGCGTCCGCGACCCGCAATCCTGCTCACATTCGCATGCAGGAAGGATGAATCCGTCTATTGCCGCGCGGCAGCGTAAGCCGGTAATGAAATCTGTGCGCAGCAGATGCCCGCACGTACGCGGCAAGCAGCGGCACCCCGCCGCCGCAGTCCTCAAAGTATTTCGTGGCACAACGGGGCGTCCTGGTCGCCGTACCCCTGGGGGCTTTTGCCGGGAGCATTACTCCGTAGGCGGCTGCCTTGCGCCGGATTAACAAACGCCCTGCCCGCTTGTTACGCGGGTGACGGCTCATCCAGTGCCAGCGCTCGCTGGTAAGCAGGCCGCGCCAGGCAACGGTCGGCGTAGTCGTTCAGCCGCGGCGAGTCGGGCATGATGCCAAACATGCGCATGAATACCGCGGACGAGCCGACCATGATATCGGCGGCGGAAAACTGCTCGCCAAGCAGCCAGGGCGCGTCGCCCAGCTCGCGCTCCCAGGTCTCGATCATCAACTCAAAATCGCCCCAGCCACGCTGACCGCGGGCGGTCTCCCAGCCGGCAAACTTTTCGGCCATCGCCGGTTCGATGACGCCGGGCGCGTACGTCATCCAGAACAGGTAGCGGCCGCGCAGCGGGCTGTCGACGGACGGCGCCAGGGCCTGTTGCGGATAGCGATCGGCAATGTAAAGACAAATCGCGGCTGAATCGGCGACGCGCACCGCACCATCCTCGAGCGCCGGGACTTTGCGCATCGGGCTGGCGGCGAGAAATGCCGGGTCGTTCTTTGCATCTTTTTTGCGCACGTCAATCAGCACGCGCTCGTATTCGACGCCCGCTTCCTCCAGCAACCAAACCGCGCGCGACGCGCGCGTCTGCGGACACCAGAACAGTTTCATCTATCGCTCCTGTTATGCCGGGCCGCACACGGCGGCAGGCTTTCAATGCTGCCGCATCGGGCGCGGCCCGGCACAGGTTTCTGCTAGCGACGATAGGCAGCCATGATGGTACCCGACAGCTTGCCATTGGAGGCAACGCGGGTTCCGCCAACTTCTACATCCGCTTTGGGAATGTGCACACTGAAAGTGCCGTCAGCATCGTTGTCGCCACCGGCCCAGGCATTATTACCCAGCCCGACGGTAACCATGCCGCCCATTTCCCAGGACATGTAGGCATCGCCCATTGGCTTGCTGGCCGGATTGAGCCCGATATCCATAATGGATAATTCCACCGTATTGTCGCTGGTCGAGGCGAAATACTCTTTCAACTGGTCGCCGTTCCTGCCGGCACTCATACTGGTCATGCGGCCGTTTTCAAACGTCATTTTCAGGTCTTCGATTGGCTTGCCGCGGAACATTGTCCGGTCGACTACCAGCGTGCCGCTCGCAGAACCCGGCGCAACGGTGGCGTACGCCTCGCCGGCCGGCAGCCACACCTGTGCAGGACCGGTTTTTACGTCGACATCCATAGTGCGCCCGGCGTTGATACGTGCAGCCTGCTGCGACAGGCGGAAGCGCAGGTCGGTGCCCGCCTTTGATTTGATGTGCACGTCAGTTCCCGGCGCGAGCATTCCGGTCACCAGTGTTGCCGCCGCTTCGATCTGGTCGGGCGCCACTTCCAGCGCTTTCCAGAAGGCGTCGGTCATCTTGCGGTGGTCGGCACCCACCGATGCGGCGTAGGCGGCGGTCGGGATGCCACCAGTCTGGCCCAGCGAGACCGAGCGCAGGCCGACGTTGCGGAAAACATCGTTCAGCGGCGCGCCGGCGCGACGTGTCGCTGCCAGCCGTTCTTCGGGCACATCGGCGAAAAGCCCCGGATCAGTAATCGACGCGACATTGATAATGCCGTCAAACATGCGCGCCAGCGATACCTGTCCGGTCGGCACGCGTTCGAGATGTTCCACCGGCGTCTGCATGATCGCGCGCTTCGATGCCTGCGGCAGCGACAGAATAACAACCGGCTGGCCACCGGCCTTCGAAACCGCGACATACAACGCCTCCATCAGCGCTATCTGCGAGGCGTTGCCGTTGATCTGGATCACCTCGCCCGGACGCACCGCCAGCGAGCCATTGACCAGGTTATCGGCCACAGCATCGTAGTCCGGCTCACCCGCGACAGCGACGCCGATGTTGAGCGTCGCAATAAAAAACAAAGCTAATAAGCTGTTTTTAAAAGACATACCTCAGTTCCCCTGCTGCAAAATACACAAAGTAGTCACAGTATAGTTGAGCCTGCTGCATCGGGAGGCTCGTTGCTGTTTTCGGTATCATGCGCAACGCCTCGAATAAAGGAGATCCCATGAAAATCCTGCTACCTGCACTGGTCGCGTCCCTGGCACTTTGTGCGTGCACTGCAACGACGCCGACTACTATGGGCAAGAAACAACCCGCGTTGAGCAGTGGCGTCGACAATACGGGCTTCGACCCCACGGTTCGGGTACAGGACGACTTTTTCGAGGCACTGAACGGCGGCTGGGTTAAGAACACTGAAATCCCGGCTGACCGTGCCCGCTGGGGCACTTTTAATATCCTGGGTGAAAAATCGCAGGAAGACGTGCGCGCGCTGGTGGAAGAGGTCAGCAGCAAGTCCAATGTCAGCAACGGCAGCGCAGCACAAAAAATTCGCGACTATTACAACGCTTACCTGGACCAGGATCGCACCAACAAACTGGGCATGCAGCCGATCGCTGCCGACCTGGAGAGTATCGATGGCGCCAGGACTCTGGACGACATCTACCGCATGGCCGCCACACTTGGCGTAAATGGCGTCGACTTCCCGGTGGGCATATTTATTTTCTCCGATGCGCAGGACCCGGACACCAACGTTGTCTACATCGGCCAGGCCGGCCTGACCCTGCCCGACCGCGATTATTATCTCGAAGATACCGAGCAATACAGCAAGGGCCGCGAGTTGATGACGACCTATGCCACTGCGATTTTCGAACAACTCGGCGCTGATGACCCCGCTGCCAAAGCGCGACAGCAACTCGACCTGGAGACGCGCATCGCACAGATTCAGTGGACGCGCGAAGATAACCGGGACCCGGAAAAGTACTACAACCCGAAGACTGCCGGCGAAGTAGCCGCACTGACGCCTGATATCGACTGGCAGCTGATGTTCGATGTAGTTGGCATCCCGCCGCGGGAACGCTACATCATGATGCAGCCGAGCTACTTCGAGGGTATCAACAAGATACTTGTCGAGACTCCTGTCTCCGTGTGGCGTGACTATCTCGCATTCCATACCGTCAGTGCTTTCGCCCCGGTGCTGGGGGAAGAGCTGTTCATGCTCAACTTCGAGTTCTTCAGTAAAGGACTAAAAGGCACCAGGGAGCCGCGCGCGCTGTGGAAGCGTGCCGTAACCTC from Gammaproteobacteria bacterium encodes:
- a CDS encoding glutathione S-transferase family protein; protein product: MKLFWCPQTRASRAVWLLEEAGVEYERVLIDVRKKDAKNDPAFLAASPMRKVPALEDGAVRVADSAAICLYIADRYPQQALAPSVDSPLRGRYLFWMTYAPGVIEPAMAEKFAGWETARGQRGWGDFELMIETWERELGDAPWLLGEQFSAADIMVGSSAVFMRMFGIMPDSPRLNDYADRCLARPAYQRALALDEPSPA
- a CDS encoding aminopeptidase — its product is MSFKNSLLALFFIATLNIGVAVAGEPDYDAVADNLVNGSLAVRPGEVIQINGNASQIALMEALYVAVSKAGGQPVVILSLPQASKRAIMQTPVEHLERVPTGQVSLARMFDGIINVASITDPGLFADVPEERLAATRRAGAPLNDVFRNVGLRSVSLGQTGGIPTAAYAASVGADHRKMTDAFWKALEVAPDQIEAAATLVTGMLAPGTDVHIKSKAGTDLRFRLSQQAARINAGRTMDVDVKTGPAQVWLPAGEAYATVAPGSASGTLVVDRTMFRGKPIEDLKMTFENGRMTSMSAGRNGDQLKEYFASTSDNTVELSIMDIGLNPASKPMGDAYMSWEMGGMVTVGLGNNAWAGGDNDADGTFSVHIPKADVEVGGTRVASNGKLSGTIMAAYRR
- a CDS encoding M13 family metallopeptidase codes for the protein MKILLPALVASLALCACTATTPTTMGKKQPALSSGVDNTGFDPTVRVQDDFFEALNGGWVKNTEIPADRARWGTFNILGEKSQEDVRALVEEVSSKSNVSNGSAAQKIRDYYNAYLDQDRTNKLGMQPIAADLESIDGARTLDDIYRMAATLGVNGVDFPVGIFIFSDAQDPDTNVVYIGQAGLTLPDRDYYLEDTEQYSKGRELMTTYATAIFEQLGADDPAAKARQQLDLETRIAQIQWTREDNRDPEKYYNPKTAGEVAALTPDIDWQLMFDVVGIPPRERYIMMQPSYFEGINKILVETPVSVWRDYLAFHTVSAFAPVLGEELFMLNFEFFSKGLKGTREPRALWKRAVTSLNGNMGELLGQLYVEKHFKPEAKQRMQVMIENLIAAYDESIRELEWMGEDTKEEALTKLSKFTAKIGYPDKWRDYSGLEVVAGDLVGNVKRAREFEFRRNVNKLDKPVDKSEWLMTPQTVNAYFNPFWNEIVFPASILQPPFFDVNADEAVNYGAIGAGIGHEIGHGFDDQGRKFDGDGNLRDWWTEEDNTRFEERKQKLAAQYNSYEVIDGLTINGEFTSGENIGDLGGLTIAHKAYRLSLNGKEPPVIDGLTGDQRFFIGWAQVWRYKARDDETKRLLTIDPHSPPKFRANGSVINIPAFYEAFGVREGDGMYLPPEERVKIW